The Trichosurus vulpecula isolate mTriVul1 chromosome 3, mTriVul1.pri, whole genome shotgun sequence genome includes a window with the following:
- the LOC118843281 gene encoding transforming protein RhoA-like isoform X2 has product MATTRKKFVVVGDGTCGKTCLLIVFSKDQFAEVFVPVLPQYHPDTDAILMCSSIDNRDSVANIQERWTPEVKHFCPNVPIILVGNKKDLRNDEHTRREKKPVKPEEGRDVANRIGAFGYMECSAKTKDSVKEVFEMATRAAWHGRCGKKKSRCLVL; this is encoded by the exons ATGGCCACCACTAGAAAAAAGTTTGTTGTAGTGGGTGATGGTACATGTGGGAAGACATGCTTGCTGATTGTATTTAGCAAAGACCAGTTCGCTGAAGTTTTTGTGCCCGTGTT ACCTCAATACCATCCAGATACAGATGCTATACTTATGTGCTCTTCCATCGATAACCGTGACAGTGTAGCAAACATCCAAGAGAGGTGGACCCCGGAGGTGAAACATTTCTGTCCCAATGTGCCCATCATCCTGGTTGGGAACAAGAAGGATCTTCGAAATGATGAGCACACGAGACGAGAGAAGAAGCCAGTGAAACCTGAAGAAGGCAGAGATGTGGCAAATCGGATTGGTGCGTTTGGTTATATGGAGTGCTCAGCAAAGACCAAAGACAGTGTGAAGGAGGTCTTTGAAATGGCCACAAGAGCAGCTTGGCATGGCAGATGTGGAAAGAAAAAATCCAGGTGCCTTGTCTTGTAA
- the LOC118842307 gene encoding late lactation protein B-like: MKVLFLTLALSLFSILQAQESSSSEEQFEGTYFVKAIVAHNELPRKKKHKHIPPLTVTQFSDGNLEVKLTSNKHGRCKEIKFKLEKTNQPGIFSADEGKRQVLIEKTSVKDHWIIFSEGEFYGRQIRIADLLGLDLEENAKALEEYKKFVSLKGFKQEEIDFPIQLEACTPEHD, translated from the exons ATGAAGGTCCTTTTCCTCACTCTAGCACTAAGCTTGTTCTCTATCCTCCAAGCTCAGGAGTCATCCtcttctgaagaacaatttgag GGTACATACTTTGTAAAGGCCATTGTGGCACACAATGAATTACCTCGGAAGAAGAAGCATAAGCATATACCACCCTTGACAGTCACCCAATTTAGTGATGGGAATCTGGAGGTCAAACTTACCAGCAA CAAGCATGGCAGGTGCAAagagattaaatttaaattagagAAAACAAACCAGCCTGGGATATTTTCTGCGG ATGAGGGCAAACGCCAGGTACTCATAGAAAAGACATCTGTCAAGGATCATTGGATTATCTTCTCTGAAGGGGAGTTCTATGGCAGGCAAATAAGAATCGCCGACCTTCTGG GTCTAGATTTAGAAGAGAACGCAAAAGCCTTAGAGGAATATAAGAAGTTTGTCAGCCTTAAAGGATTTAAACAAGAAGAAATTGACTTTCCCATCCAACTTG AGGCCTGCACCCCAGAACATGATTAA
- the LOC118843281 gene encoding transforming protein RhoA-like isoform X1 encodes MATTRKKFVVVGDGTCGKTCLLIVFSKDQFAEVFVPVLFGNYAADIEVDGKQVELALWDTAGQEDYDRLRPQYHPDTDAILMCSSIDNRDSVANIQERWTPEVKHFCPNVPIILVGNKKDLRNDEHTRREKKPVKPEEGRDVANRIGAFGYMECSAKTKDSVKEVFEMATRAAWHGRCGKKKSRCLVL; translated from the coding sequence ATGGCCACCACTAGAAAAAAGTTTGTTGTAGTGGGTGATGGTACATGTGGGAAGACATGCTTGCTGATTGTATTTAGCAAAGACCAGTTCGCTGAAGTTTTTGTGCCCGTGTTGTTTGGAAATTATGCGGCAGATATTGAAGTGGATGGAAAACAGGTGGAGTTGGCTCTGTGGGACACAGCTGGTCAAGAAGATTATGACCGCCTCAGACCTCAATACCATCCAGATACAGATGCTATACTTATGTGCTCTTCCATCGATAACCGTGACAGTGTAGCAAACATCCAAGAGAGGTGGACCCCGGAGGTGAAACATTTCTGTCCCAATGTGCCCATCATCCTGGTTGGGAACAAGAAGGATCTTCGAAATGATGAGCACACGAGACGAGAGAAGAAGCCAGTGAAACCTGAAGAAGGCAGAGATGTGGCAAATCGGATTGGTGCGTTTGGTTATATGGAGTGCTCAGCAAAGACCAAAGACAGTGTGAAGGAGGTCTTTGAAATGGCCACAAGAGCAGCTTGGCATGGCAGATGTGGAAAGAAAAAATCCAGGTGCCTTGTCTTGTAA
- the LOC118843281 gene encoding transforming protein RhoA-like isoform X3, translating into MATTRKKFVVVGDGTCGKTCLLIVFSKDQFAEVFVPVLFGNYAADIEVDGKQKPVKPEEGRDVANRIGAFGYMECSAKTKDSVKEVFEMATRAAWHGRCGKKKSRCLVL; encoded by the exons ATGGCCACCACTAGAAAAAAGTTTGTTGTAGTGGGTGATGGTACATGTGGGAAGACATGCTTGCTGATTGTATTTAGCAAAGACCAGTTCGCTGAAGTTTTTGTGCCCGTGTTGTTTGGAAATTATGCGGCAGATATTGAAGTGGATGGAAAACAG AAGCCAGTGAAACCTGAAGAAGGCAGAGATGTGGCAAATCGGATTGGTGCGTTTGGTTATATGGAGTGCTCAGCAAAGACCAAAGACAGTGTGAAGGAGGTCTTTGAAATGGCCACAAGAGCAGCTTGGCATGGCAGATGTGGAAAGAAAAAATCCAGGTGCCTTGTCTTGTAA